DNA from Macadamia integrifolia cultivar HAES 741 chromosome 12, SCU_Mint_v3, whole genome shotgun sequence:
AGACGGAGGATAATGGCCTTGGAGAAATTTTGGAAccctgcatctctctctctccctctccccaaTCAATAAAGTTTTTAGAGGATAAGGATTGGACGTCAGCATACCCTACTGTCCTACACTTTCACTTGCAGAGTTGTCGTCTAGTTCAGTTGATAGGGGGAATCGGAAAACATTTCTGGCTATGTCTGTTTTATTATTAGACACTAAGCAGGGTCGTTCTCTGCCGGAGCGGACGAAGATCGCCGATTAGAGAAACCGGCGGCTTTTGTCATCTCCTGGAGATGGATGAACATATCGGGAACTCGAATAAGATTATTATTCACAGGTTTGTTTGATTTGCCCTATCTTTTACTCAATTTATGTTTCGAATTCTTTTGTTTGGATCATTGCTTTACATGTCTCGTCTTTCACcttcaaattttgttttgttttgtttttttttgttttttttttcaaagcttCACAGATCGCGAAATCTCTTAATTCTTATCcgtcaaattttttatttttttggaaatttaNNNNNNNNNNNNNNNNNNNNACCTAAATCTATGCATGTACGTGAACATTAGTGTAAAGAAACTCTGTTAGATCAGTTCCCCCTGAATAACgataacaacttttttttttttttttttttcacatagaTACATATCTAAACATCCTTAATGGCAAGATGGAAGAGGATTTCTGGAAGCAAAAGGCCTCACGAGGAGACCGATTCCTAGTTTTAGCACCATAGGTcatggggaaaaaaatcgtctgtaatttcgatctcgtacaattccgtgaaataccacattcaaggggtgacacgtgtattgataccaatgcaatggtccaggtctgatttaaatgcttcttcactgatttaatgttttattagttgtatcagatctggcctattgtattggtatcaatacacgtgtaaccccctgaagatggtattacatgaaattatacgagatcggaattgcagacgatttcaaccctcgGTCATGGGCCTCAGTGTCTTCTTTTACGAGAAACAGATTCAGAGACTCACAGACGGAGGATAATGGCCTTGGAGAAATTTTGGAACCCTgcatccctctctctccctctctccctctctccctctctccaatCAATAAAGTTTGTAGAGGATAAGGATTGGACGTCAGCATAACCAACAGTCATACACTTTCACTTGCAGAGTTGTCGTCTAGTTCAGTTGATAGGTGGAATCGGGAAACATTTCTGGCTATGTCTGTTTTATTATTAGACACTAAGCAGGGTCGTTCTCTGCCGGAGCGGACGAAGATCGCCGATTAGAGAAACCGGCGGCTTTTGTCATCTCCTGGAGATGGATGAACATATCGGGAACTCGAATAAGATTATTATTCACAGGTTTGTTTGATTTGCCCTATCTTTTACTCAATTTATGTTTCGAATTCTTTTGTTTGGATCATTGCTTTACATGTCTCGTCTTTCACcttcaaattttgttttgtttttttttttttttcaaagcttCACAGATCGCGAAATCTCTTAATTCTTATCcgtcaaattttttatttttttggaaatttagATTTAGGGAAGAAATTCTTTGTATCGGTTTTTCGTTAATTTCACACAGGTAGTTCATAACTTCTTGTCATCGAACTTGCATTGTTTCTTTATTTAACATTGAAAGGATCAGAGAAGAAAGGGAGTTACTGATACGAAACAGAGATGATTATTTCGGTATCTCTCTTCTTGTTCTACAACCTGTTACTATGAGGACGCTTATGGCGTTTCCCTGAGAAGGGTTTTAGGTCCTTCTGGTTTGATTTTCGTGTCTCAGATCACTAACCTAATATTGATTGTGGAGTTCTGTGTCTCTGATCAATAACCtaataataatttttggatCTGGTTTCATTTTTTGTCGGTTCACCTATAAGAACGGTTAAGGATTGATTATCTGAGAAGTTTTACACCTGATTTGCATTTGTTTCCTAATTATTAAACTAGAGCATGTTTATGTCAATTTGGTTTTTAGATTCTTTCTGCTATAGATGGTTATGGGTGTAGTGTCTTGCAAGTTCTAATTCGTGTTCTTCAAGACCTGATAAACCAGAGAGCTTTTCCTTCTTTAATCATTTAGccaaaggaaaggaaagtaGAGAACGGAAAGGTTAGTCAAGATCCCATATTTTAGGGATTCTGTTGGAATTTTCATCAGAATCAGAAAATCAATCCATCCCACTTGCCATTACCAATGCCAAACCTAGAACGGgcggaagaaagaaaaaagtcaCTTTTATAAACATTATATTGCAAAATGCAGCATTTTTCACAGTTGATAATAGTTCCCTTCATCAACATGGCATTATTTTCAGCTTCCATGATAACAAATACGAAGTGATACAAGCCAAGGTTGCTGATTTgaataagaaaaggaaattgGAAAGCCAGCAGTTGTTCTTCCCCCTATCAAAGCATAAGTTTGGGTACCGATGTTCTGGTTTTGACCATGAACAACCATTAGCAGAAAAATCAGATGAGAACAAAGTAATCCACGAACAGACGAATAAGGGAAAAAGAGTAGTTGAGCTTGCTGATGAGAGTTCAGAACTGGAATCTGCAAAAGATAGCAATAGCTTTGTTGGAGGATCCGACTCTCCTATGTCTGGGAATGCTGAAACTGAGAGCATGCCTGAAGCTGAGGATTTTGCCCAATCCATCACATCATCAGGTAGTGATAGTAGCAACAGTCTCAAGGACACCCTCCATTCTTTACACAGAAGAATCATCAAGGAACCGACAATCGGCAAGGAGGACCAAGTTCTCATTGCGGGGATTGGCAAACCAAATCGCCCCAACGATAATGGTCAGTTGCAATTCGGACCAGGAGCTCAGTTCTCGGCAGACCAGCTCCAACAATTTGAAGAACATGCATATCGCATTTCTGTGCCATATCAAGTTGATGGCCTTCAGAAATGTATGGATGAGGAACTGGAAGACATCATGCTATACTCCAATGGACCATCAGAAACAGATATGTTCGTGCTCTCATCTGGGAGATTGAGCATAGACAAAGGTAAAGTCTTCTTGGTGAGGTATTATATTAATGttaatgtgaatgtgaatgtccaGGTGgaaagggaccatcttccttgACTTTTCCCTGGACCTCATGGAGCTCGGTCTCcgcgcggggggggggggggggggtgggtgtggTGGAAGAATCACATCTTCCTTGTCTTTGTTCTTCTCAGAAAGGCAGGATAGATGGTTTCTGGTCCATTCTAGATTCACTGACCTTTCACCTGTTTGAATGCAGAGGCCCAACAAGGAACTAGGCGACCAACCATTGATCAAGAATTTGAGAAGTACTTCTCATCGTTAATGCTTTAGTAGGTATAAAATGTATTTGCAGCAAAGAGTACAAGATGCAAATATTACTAAACTACAACTATTTCGACCATAAATTCAAGTTATACAAGGTATATACGACATGGTTCACTTTTTCACATTAGGAGTCTATACTCTAtagtgttttctttttcttttctttttttattaacgGATACATGCCCAATGCCCCTATTTTGCTTTGCCTTTGCCCTTACCCTGACCTTTCTTGGCATCCAGCTTGGCCTGAATACGAGCAGCAGCGGCAGCTTTggcctcctctctcttcttcttctcttcctccttgatTGCTGCAGCCAACTCTCTCTGCTTCTTCAGTTCCCTGAATTGAAGTAGAACATGTGTCACAAATGAAAAATCCAGTCATTCTGGGTAGCTGAAATTCTCATTCTTATGGAAAATAGGCAGAGAAACACAAAATTACTTACTCAAGTCTTGCCTTCTCATCCGAAACGCTGCTTACACTCGAACCCTTTCGTGGCCTGCAGGCCACCAACTCAACCTCGAAGACAAGTGTAGCACTGTATTCCATGGATGTCAATCTCTGATCAGTATCAATTATTGAAGAATACAATTGAGGGGAGGGTAATGGGAACGGGAAATTTCCTATATGTTAAGGTAACTAATAAAGATTTTTTGCAATGGAAACTGAATTGCACACACTGCTTGTTCAGGTCCAAGCAGTAACAGTAATCCAGTTTCCAAACATATTATGCGTCTGCAAATAATAAGAGCCAAACATTTTCTCTAAAAGATGAGTGAGTGTCCTAGAAATGTCATCTTCAAAATTCTGGAAGTTTGATCATCAAAGCTAAAGATTCTGATGGTTAGGATAAACTACATAGATTTTTCAGGTGGAACACATCAAGTGATGGGTTCCATCCCTAGCAGTCAGCCCGTGTGTCAGCCTGCAGCCATTCAACACATGCCAGAGTCTTTACTAAAGTTGTTCTCCAGTATATAACTGCTAAACATGGAAACCATTCTTGGAGCAAAATTACATTACTTTGAAGGAATGTCTGGCGGAGAACCTCCACTTCCATAGGCATACTCTGGCTTGCAAGTGATTTTTGCAACCTCCCCAACCTACATAACAAATAAAGATAAGTAACACATTTCTGCCTTCACTGGTTAGCAAAATGTGTGGAAAATTCTTTAACCTTCATGGTTCTCAAGGCAATGTCCCAGGCCTTAATTACAGTGCCGTTCCCGATCTCAAAGGAGAACACAGTATTATCCTCATGCGTGGTGTCAAAAACTTCACCAGTTTCATCAAGTACACCTTCGTAATGAACTGTGAACACAGACGGATCATTATAACAATCAAGAGTATGTGAAGGGTGACGACATTTGTAATCACAAGAAAACAATCACTGGCAATGGTGAATAATCAGGTGAGCTACAATAACATAAGTCATTACTTTTATAAATGCACAGTTTACAAGAAAGCTACCATACAAATTAATAGGCTAGTCTAGTCAGTATAAAATCCATCCGCTTATGGTAGAAAGCCCCGTttctagagaagaaaaaaaaatctaacaagACTATTTACAGTGCCAAAAAACTTGACACTTTTGTGGGCTTACCGTCCATGCACTCCGAGATGGAAAGATAGCGGAACATTGCTTTCTCCACCATTTTGGGAGCTTGGCAATGGTTCAACCAAAAGAAGCTTTTCCTTTACTACGTGTtgtgggtaaaaaaaaaaaaaaaaaaaagaaacccctTAAGGACAACTAAGATAGTCACATTTTCAGAGATCGAGAGAGCTTGTAGCTTATAAGCAAGGGCCAACCCTTTCCATGTAGACGTGTTTTGAAAATCAGGCGGGCTCCAACCCTAAAGCAGACATATCATATGGGCACATCGCTACTCTCGAGCCTTAACATTGGCGCCGTCTATGAAAACCCCTGCTTGGGCAGGTAAAACTAGCAGCACGCTCCCTTGATAGGGGGGACCTCCGTTGTGGGTAACAACTAACCTTATGAGTGACTAAGATAGTTCCACATCGTTTAGGTGTCAAGAGAGCTTGTAGCTTATAAGCAAGGACCAATGGAAGCCCCTTCCATGCAGATGCATTTTCAAAAACCGAGCGGGCTTTGAGCCCAATGCGGACAATATCACATGAGCGCACCACTACTCTTGGGCCTTAACATTGGCGTCGTTTGTGGGAAACCTTGCTTGGGCAAGTAAAACTAGCAACAAACTATTCCCTTCATTGGAGGCCTCTGTTGTGGGTAAAAACTAACCTCAAGGACAACTAAGAGAGTCCCACATTGATGAGTGAAGAGAAGACCATGATCCGTATAAGGATTAGAGTCCTCACTCCCTCTTGAGGCCTTTTAAAACCGTGAGGGCAACATTAAGCTAGCTTTGGCAAGCAGCCTGGAGTAGACAATATTGTGAGACGTATTCCCTAACCTCATCATGGGCAAGTAAAACTAGCAACACGCCCTTCCTTTCACTAGGGTGCCTTTGACGTGAGTAAAAACTAGCCTCAGGGGCGACTaagatagtcccacatcggtgAGTGAAGGAAGATTGTGGTCCTTATAAGGCTTGGAGTCCTCACTCCTTCATTAGGccttttaaaaccatgaaagagATATTAAGCTAGCTTCAGCATGCTGCCTAGAGCGAACAATATCATAAGACGTATTCCTTGACCTCATCATTAAATATTAAGGCCCGAGAGTAGAAGTGTGCCAATGTGATATTGTCTGCTTTGGGCTCGGAGCCTGCAGGGTTTTAAAAGCGTTTACATGGAAAGGGTTGGCCCTTGCTTATAAGACACAAGGTCTCTCAAAACCTAAAGGATGCGGGACTATCTTAGTCGCCCCTGAGGCTATTTTTTATCCACAACAAAGACACCCTTGTTGAGGGAACACGTTGATAGTTTTACCTTCTTGAGTATGGTTCCCACAGAGGCGC
Protein-coding regions in this window:
- the LOC122058081 gene encoding protein FAR-RED-ELONGATED HYPOCOTYL 1-LIKE-like, coding for MDEHIGNSNKIIIHSFHDNKYEVIQAKVADLNKKRKLESQQLFFPLSKHKFGYRCSGFDHEQPLAEKSDENKVIHEQTNKGKRVVELADESSELESAKDSNSFVGGSDSPMSGNAETESMPEAEDFAQSITSSGSDSSNSLKDTLHSLHRRIIKEPTIGKEDQVLIAGIGKPNRPNDNGQLQFGPGAQFSADQLQQFEEHAYRISVPYQVDGLQKCMDEELEDIMLYSNGPSETDMFVLSSGRLSIDKEAQQGTRRPTIDQEFEKYFSSLML
- the LOC122058082 gene encoding peptidyl-prolyl cis-trans isomerase FKBP20-1 — translated: MGDVMDLTGDGGVMKSIVRRAKADAIAPTENLPLVDVHYEGVLDETGEVFDTTHEDNTVFSFEIGNGTVIKAWDIALRTMKVGEVAKITCKPEYAYGSGGSPPDIPSNATLVFEVELVACRPRKGSSVSSVSDEKARLEELKKQRELAAAIKEEEKKKREEAKAAAAARIQAKLDAKKGQGKGKGKAK